In Pseudomonas oryzihabitans, the DNA window GCTGCGCGATGCCCAGCAGCACGCGCTGCCCGCCTGCCTGTTCTGCTTCGAGATGACCGAGGCCGACGGTGGCGAACGGGCCTTGGCGCTGCTGGAAGGCAGCCGCCGCGGCCTCGACCTGCAGCTGCGCCTGACCAATCAGGCTGGCCACCCCTGCCTGCTGGTGCTCCTGCCGCTGACCTCCTCCGATGGCCTGGAAGGCTATCGCCGCCGCCTGCGCCAGCTGCTGGCCGAGCGCCATGGTCAGGACAGCACCCTGGAAAGCCTGGGCGTGCGCAGCCATGAACACGAGCTGCTGCCCAAGACCCGCGCCCAGGAGTTGCGCGTCTTCCTGTTCAACGAGTGTGGTCTGCATGAACAGCAAGTGGCTGTTTAGCGGCGCCTTCGCCTTCGAGGCCAGCAGCTGGGCGCTGCTGTTCGCCAACCTGCCGGTGGCGGCGGCCGCCCTGGCCTTCGCCACCGCCCATGCCGCCGGCAGCGCCCTGCTGGCAGGCGGTGCCTGGCTGCTGCTGCCCAAGCGCTACCAGCGACCGCTGCCCTGGAGTCCGCTTTTTCTTTTCGCCCTGGCCTTCTTCATTCCGCTGCTGGGCGCGGCCGGGGTGATCGCCGCGGTCTTCCCGGCGCTCTATCTGCCGCGCAAGCATCGCGAGATCGCCTGGGAGGCGCGCAGCATGCCCAATCTGCCGTTCCGCCCGCTGGAGCGACGCGAGGAGATGCTGTTCAGCGACGGCGGTCTGCAGGACGTCCTGCGTCATGCGCCCAGTACCGACAAACGCCTGACCGCCCTCTTCGCCACTCGCCGCATGCCCGGACGCGATGCCATCCCCATCCTCAAGCTGGCCCTGCGCGATCCAGCCGACGACGTGCGGCTGCTCGCCTATTCGATGCTCGACCAGCAGGAAAGCCAGATCAACCAGCGCATCGAGACCCAACTCGGCGAACTGGCCACGACCCCGGCCGAGCGCCAGCCGGCGCTGCACGGCACCCTTGCCCGTGGCTACTGGGAGCTGGCCTATCTGGGCCTGGCCCAGGGCAGCGTCCTGCGCCACGTGCTGGGTCAGGCGCGCGAGCACATCGAGCTGGCCCTGGCCGGTGAAGAAAACGAAGAACTGCGCATCCTGGCCGGCCGCATCGCCCTGGAGCAGGGCGAGCCCGAGCGCGCCCTGGAATTCTTCCAGGCGGCCGAGGCGGCTGGGGTACCGACCGCCCAGCTG includes these proteins:
- a CDS encoding tetratricopeptide repeat protein, which translates into the protein MNSKWLFSGAFAFEASSWALLFANLPVAAAALAFATAHAAGSALLAGGAWLLLPKRYQRPLPWSPLFLFALAFFIPLLGAAGVIAAVFPALYLPRKHREIAWEARSMPNLPFRPLERREEMLFSDGGLQDVLRHAPSTDKRLTALFATRRMPGRDAIPILKLALRDPADDVRLLAYSMLDQQESQINQRIETQLGELATTPAERQPALHGTLARGYWELAYLGLAQGSVLRHVLGQAREHIELALAGEENEELRILAGRIALEQGEPERALEFFQAAEAAGVPTAQLAPFRAEIAFLRRDYAVIPALLDSLPADLKKRPPFAALVKYWL